A single window of Flavobacterium aestivum DNA harbors:
- a CDS encoding DUF6495 family protein — MKYARLTKEQFEELTQEFTNFLATQAIDKAEWDKIKAEKPEVAEQELDVFSDLIWEGVLTKATFLEFFSKNHIFLFHCFDTYVQSIVLKSMVPEIDFLTKEGLQWLSDNMFTETIEMKVGKKEFTEERNLSIFQLIQQGSFLSDGQLYNQINSIIES, encoded by the coding sequence ATGAAATACGCCAGACTTACAAAAGAACAATTTGAAGAGTTAACGCAAGAGTTTACTAATTTTTTGGCTACTCAGGCAATTGATAAAGCTGAATGGGATAAAATAAAGGCCGAAAAACCTGAGGTTGCTGAACAGGAATTGGATGTTTTTTCAGATTTGATTTGGGAAGGAGTACTTACCAAAGCAACTTTTTTGGAGTTTTTCTCCAAAAATCATATTTTTCTTTTTCACTGCTTTGATACCTATGTACAATCTATTGTTTTGAAATCGATGGTGCCAGAAATTGACTTTTTGACCAAGGAAGGTTTACAATGGCTTAGTGATAACATGTTTACGGAAACGATCGAAATGAAAGTGGGTAAAAAGGAATTTACGGAAGAGCGTAATCTGTCAATTTTTCAATTGATTCAGCAAGGTTCGTTTTTGAGTGATGGACAATTATACAATCAAATTAATTCGATTATCGAGTCATAA
- the fabV gene encoding enoyl-ACP reductase FabV translates to MIIEPRMRGFICLTAQPKGCEQSVKNQIEYVKSKGAIAGAKKVLVIGASTGFGLASRITSAFGSDAATIGVFFEKEPSEGKTASPGWYNSAAFENEAHKAGLYAKSINGDAFSNEIKKQTLDLIKADLGQVDLVIYSLASPVRLNPNTGVLHRSVLKPIGSTFSNKTVDFHTGKVSEISIEPCTEEDITNTVAVMGGEDWAMWIDALKAENLLAPGATTVAYSYIGPSLTEAVYRKGTIGRAKDHLEATAFTISESLASLNGKAYVSVNKALVTQASSAIPVIPLYISLLYKIMKEKGIHEGCIEQIQRLYQQRLYTGEAILTDDKGRIRIDDWEMREDVQDQVAKLWLEATTENLAELGDLEGYRSDFYNLFGFGFDGVDYKADTNEMVAIQSIG, encoded by the coding sequence ATGATTATAGAACCAAGAATGAGAGGATTTATTTGTTTGACAGCCCAACCAAAAGGTTGCGAACAAAGTGTTAAAAATCAAATTGAATATGTAAAATCAAAAGGAGCTATTGCTGGTGCTAAGAAAGTATTGGTTATAGGAGCTTCAACAGGTTTTGGTTTGGCTTCAAGAATTACTAGTGCTTTTGGTTCAGATGCAGCAACAATTGGGGTGTTTTTTGAAAAAGAACCTTCAGAAGGAAAGACAGCTTCTCCAGGTTGGTATAATTCGGCTGCTTTTGAAAATGAAGCTCATAAAGCGGGCTTATATGCAAAGAGTATTAATGGAGATGCGTTTTCAAACGAAATAAAAAAACAAACATTAGATCTTATAAAAGCTGATTTAGGCCAAGTAGATTTAGTTATATACAGTCTTGCTTCACCAGTAAGATTAAATCCAAATACAGGAGTTTTACACCGTTCAGTGTTGAAACCAATTGGAAGCACTTTTAGCAACAAAACTGTTGATTTTCATACCGGAAAAGTTTCTGAAATTTCTATAGAACCTTGCACAGAAGAAGATATTACCAATACAGTTGCTGTAATGGGTGGTGAAGATTGGGCTATGTGGATTGATGCTTTGAAAGCTGAAAATCTATTGGCTCCAGGTGCTACAACAGTTGCTTATTCATACATAGGGCCATCATTAACTGAGGCTGTTTATAGAAAAGGTACGATTGGTCGTGCTAAAGATCACCTTGAAGCAACAGCATTCACAATTTCTGAAAGTTTAGCATCTCTTAATGGTAAAGCTTATGTTTCCGTAAATAAAGCTTTGGTAACTCAAGCTAGTTCAGCAATTCCGGTTATTCCATTGTATATTTCTTTATTGTATAAAATAATGAAAGAAAAAGGAATTCATGAAGGTTGTATCGAGCAAATTCAGCGTTTGTACCAACAAAGACTATACACAGGAGAAGCAATTTTGACTGATGATAAAGGAAGAATCCGTATTGATGATTGGGAAATGCGTGAGGATGTTCAGGACCAAGTTGCTAAACTATGGTTAGAAGCTACAACTGAGAATCTGGCAGAATTAGGAGATTTAGAAGGTTACAGAAGTGATTTCTATAATTTGTTTGGTTTTGGATTCGATGGTGTAGATTATAAAGCAGATACAAACGAAATGGTTGCTATCCAAAGTATCGGATAA
- the dapA gene encoding 4-hydroxy-tetrahydrodipicolinate synthase, giving the protein MQSLIGTGVALITPFKEDFSIDIDALKRIVNFSIDGGIEYLVVLGTTAENATLSQDEKELVIQTVIEVNAGRLPLVLGVGGNNTLKVVEELKTRDLSSFVAILSVSPYYNRPTQEGIYQHFKAVSEASPIPVILYNVPGRTASNMLPSTVIRLANDFENIVAIKEAAGDMVQAMQLLKNKPKDFLVISGDDMIALPIVLAGGVGVISVIGQGFPKEFSEMIRLGLNRKVDDAYKSQYLLSDCIDMIFEQGNPAGIKEVFKILGISENVVRLPLVTVDESLAKRLSVFVKNIDKNA; this is encoded by the coding sequence ATGCAATCATTAATAGGAACAGGAGTTGCTCTAATCACACCATTCAAAGAAGATTTTTCAATAGATATTGATGCTTTAAAAAGAATTGTAAATTTTTCGATTGATGGAGGTATTGAATATCTTGTTGTACTTGGTACAACAGCAGAAAATGCCACATTATCGCAAGATGAAAAAGAGTTGGTGATTCAAACTGTAATCGAAGTAAATGCAGGAAGACTGCCTTTGGTTTTGGGTGTAGGAGGGAATAATACATTAAAAGTGGTAGAAGAATTAAAGACAAGAGATTTGTCTAGTTTTGTTGCTATACTTTCTGTTTCGCCTTATTATAATAGACCTACTCAAGAGGGAATTTATCAGCACTTTAAAGCAGTTTCTGAAGCATCACCTATTCCGGTAATATTGTATAATGTTCCAGGAAGAACTGCTAGCAATATGTTGCCTTCAACAGTTATTAGATTAGCTAATGATTTTGAAAATATAGTAGCTATAAAAGAAGCTGCTGGTGATATGGTTCAGGCTATGCAATTATTAAAAAATAAGCCTAAAGATTTTCTTGTGATTTCAGGAGATGACATGATTGCTTTACCTATTGTTTTGGCAGGTGGTGTAGGAGTTATATCAGTAATTGGCCAAGGTTTTCCTAAAGAATTTTCTGAAATGATCCGTTTAGGATTGAATAGAAAAGTTGACGATGCATACAAATCGCAATATTTATTATCAGATTGTATTGATATGATTTTTGAACAAGGAAACCCAGCAGGGATTAAAGAAGTGTTTAAGATCCTAGGAATTTCGGAAAATGTGGTGCGTTTGCCACTGGTTACTGTAGATGAATCTCTGGCAAAACGATTAAGCGTTTTTGTAAAAAATATTGATAAAAATGCCTAA
- the recN gene encoding DNA repair protein RecN yields MITSLSIKNYALIEKLAIDFSKGFSIITGETGAGKSIILGALGLALGKRADLTSLKNKEEKCVIEAHFDISKYNLLPFFEENDLDFENDTIIRREILPSGKSRAFVNDSPVNLQELQELSLYLIDIHSQQQTQELSDENVQFKIIDAIANNQDIILEYQSFLKKYKSDKSKLNAMLKRKADASKEQEYNTFLLDELVSAKLKSGEQETLEADYEQLNNVEIIKESLDKSLALSNEEQIGVFHNLNEIKNAIQKIAVFSSEYNLLFERITSLKIEFEDIAVELNRCSEKLINDPEQLNLINQKLQLIYNLQKKHQVLSVDELIEIQTNLENSVLELGNLDEEIESLSKEVEESVKKLDSICDTIHKNRLSAIPVLSQKLVDILGSLGMPNVRFKMEINRTSTYFENGKDELQFLISANKGTDFGLLKKVASGGEMSRIMLAVKAILAQYSKLPTLIFDEIDTGVSGEIANRMGEIMKEMSVEMQIFAITHLPQIAAKGEEHFKVSKMTVGEDTQSELRLLSSDERITEIAQMLSGTVISDSALNHAKALLN; encoded by the coding sequence ATGATTACTTCTCTGTCGATAAAAAACTATGCGTTAATCGAAAAATTAGCAATTGATTTTTCTAAAGGTTTTTCAATTATTACGGGTGAAACGGGTGCCGGTAAATCGATAATATTAGGAGCGTTAGGTTTGGCGTTAGGTAAAAGAGCCGACTTAACATCGCTTAAAAATAAAGAAGAAAAATGTGTGATTGAAGCTCATTTTGATATTTCTAAATATAACTTGCTTCCTTTTTTTGAGGAAAATGATCTGGATTTCGAAAATGATACCATTATTCGAAGAGAAATATTGCCTTCAGGAAAATCTAGAGCATTTGTAAATGATAGTCCTGTAAATCTTCAAGAGTTGCAGGAATTGAGTTTGTATTTAATAGATATTCATTCGCAACAACAAACTCAGGAATTGTCTGATGAAAATGTTCAATTTAAAATTATTGATGCAATTGCAAATAATCAGGATATAATTTTAGAGTATCAGTCTTTTTTGAAAAAATATAAATCAGATAAGTCTAAGTTGAATGCAATGCTTAAAAGAAAAGCAGATGCTTCAAAAGAACAAGAGTATAATACTTTTCTTTTAGATGAATTGGTATCTGCAAAATTAAAATCCGGAGAGCAAGAAACTCTTGAGGCAGATTATGAGCAGCTAAATAATGTAGAAATTATCAAAGAATCTCTAGATAAGTCTTTGGCATTATCTAATGAAGAACAGATTGGTGTTTTTCATAATTTAAATGAGATAAAAAATGCAATTCAAAAAATAGCTGTTTTTTCATCAGAATATAATTTGTTATTTGAAAGAATTACAAGTTTAAAGATTGAATTTGAGGATATTGCAGTTGAGTTAAATCGTTGCTCAGAGAAATTGATTAATGATCCTGAGCAATTGAATTTAATTAATCAAAAGTTGCAACTTATATATAATCTCCAAAAGAAACATCAAGTACTTTCGGTTGATGAATTGATAGAGATTCAGACTAATTTAGAAAATTCAGTTTTAGAATTAGGAAATCTTGATGAGGAAATAGAAAGTTTATCGAAAGAGGTAGAGGAGAGTGTGAAAAAACTGGATTCAATTTGTGATACAATCCATAAAAATAGATTATCAGCTATTCCGGTTTTGAGTCAAAAATTGGTCGATATTCTAGGATCTTTGGGTATGCCAAATGTACGTTTTAAAATGGAAATAAATAGAACTTCGACCTATTTTGAAAATGGAAAAGACGAATTACAATTTTTAATTTCTGCTAATAAAGGAACTGATTTTGGTTTATTGAAGAAAGTGGCTTCTGGTGGAGAAATGTCAAGAATTATGCTGGCTGTAAAAGCAATTTTGGCACAATATTCAAAATTACCAACTCTGATTTTTGATGAAATCGATACTGGGGTTTCTGGTGAAATTGCTAATAGAATGGGAGAGATTATGAAAGAAATGAGTGTTGAAATGCAGATATTTGCAATAACCCACTTGCCTCAAATAGCAGCCAAAGGTGAGGAGCATTTCAAAGTCTCAAAGATGACTGTTGGAGAGGATACACAATCTGAATTAAGATTATTATCAAGTGATGAGCGTATCACAGAAATAGCACAAATGTTGTCTGGAACTGTTATTTCTGATTCGGCCTTAAATCATGCAAAGGCCTTGTTGAACTAA
- a CDS encoding DUF6913 domain-containing protein, producing MEDHKNPIKTVGLLVDESYFLNTNPLIKEIVSNGIAETDIKVIVYRDVLKKNESYSYTVFGLKDFNFKGVTELQSINEFISDEFDLLINYYDVEKPVLLLLTSKSKAKFKVGFSSIDKRLNHLTISCNTGNHKVFTHELFRYLKILNKI from the coding sequence ATGGAGGATCATAAGAATCCAATAAAAACAGTTGGATTACTTGTTGATGAAAGTTATTTTTTAAATACAAATCCTTTAATAAAAGAAATCGTTTCTAATGGAATAGCCGAAACTGATATTAAAGTTATTGTTTACAGAGATGTTTTAAAAAAGAATGAATCGTATTCGTATACTGTTTTTGGATTGAAAGATTTCAATTTTAAAGGAGTGACAGAATTACAATCAATAAATGAGTTTATCTCTGATGAATTTGATTTATTAATTAATTATTATGATGTTGAAAAACCTGTTTTGTTGCTTTTGACCAGTAAATCAAAAGCAAAATTCAAAGTTGGTTTTTCATCTATTGATAAAAGATTAAATCACTTGACGATTAGCTGTAATACAGGAAATCACAAGGTTTTTACTCATGAATTATTTAGATACTTAAAAATATTAAACAAAATATAA
- the coaBC gene encoding bifunctional phosphopantothenoylcysteine decarboxylase/phosphopantothenate--cysteine ligase CoaBC: MSVLSGKKILLGISGGIAAYKTASLVRLFIKAGAHVQVIMTPASKDFITPLTLSTLSKNPVFSDFYNKDEKNEEWNNHVEFGLWADLMVIAPATANTLSKMANGLCDNLLIACYLSAKCPVYFAPAMDLDMYIHPSTVESFKSLKEFGNIMIPAESGELASGLSGEGRMAEPENIVSFLEADLESKLPLKGKKILITAGPTYEAIDPVRFIGNHSSGKMGFDLAESAANYGATVILVSGPTHFKINHPLVQLVSVVSAQEMYDACHKHYADVDVAIAAAAVADYKPKNVADQKIKKAADDFTIELEKTKDILASLGDIKKNQFLIGFALETENEIENAKAKIQKKNLNLIVLNSLQDQGAGFGKATNKVTFIDSSFNIEPMDLKSKEEVADDILNKIITHFYG; the protein is encoded by the coding sequence ATGTCAGTTTTAAGCGGAAAAAAGATTTTGCTGGGAATTTCTGGCGGAATTGCTGCGTATAAAACGGCTTCATTAGTTCGACTTTTCATAAAAGCAGGTGCACATGTCCAAGTGATAATGACACCTGCTTCTAAGGATTTTATAACCCCACTTACCTTATCTACATTATCCAAGAATCCCGTTTTTTCTGATTTTTACAATAAAGATGAAAAAAATGAGGAATGGAATAATCATGTTGAGTTTGGTCTTTGGGCCGATTTAATGGTTATTGCACCTGCAACTGCCAATACTTTATCCAAAATGGCAAACGGATTGTGTGATAATCTGTTAATTGCTTGTTACCTATCTGCCAAATGTCCTGTTTATTTTGCGCCAGCAATGGACTTAGATATGTATATTCATCCTTCTACAGTTGAGAGTTTTAAGTCTTTAAAGGAATTCGGTAATATAATGATTCCTGCTGAAAGTGGAGAACTTGCCAGTGGTTTATCTGGCGAAGGTAGAATGGCAGAGCCAGAGAATATTGTTTCTTTCTTAGAAGCTGATCTCGAAAGTAAATTACCGCTAAAAGGAAAAAAAATATTGATTACCGCAGGCCCTACTTATGAGGCAATAGATCCAGTTCGATTTATTGGGAATCATTCTTCAGGTAAAATGGGTTTTGACCTAGCTGAAAGTGCAGCCAATTATGGCGCAACTGTTATATTGGTATCCGGACCAACACATTTTAAAATAAATCACCCTTTAGTACAATTAGTTTCAGTTGTCTCTGCTCAAGAAATGTATGATGCCTGTCATAAACATTATGCAGATGTTGATGTGGCAATTGCAGCTGCTGCAGTAGCTGATTATAAACCTAAAAATGTAGCTGATCAAAAAATAAAAAAAGCAGCCGATGATTTTACAATCGAGCTCGAAAAAACCAAAGATATCCTTGCTTCACTTGGCGATATTAAAAAGAATCAATTCTTGATAGGCTTTGCTTTAGAAACTGAAAATGAAATTGAAAATGCTAAAGCTAAAATTCAGAAAAAAAACCTAAATTTGATTGTTCTTAATTCCTTACAAGATCAAGGAGCCGGTTTTGGTAAAGCAACCAATAAAGTTACTTTTATTGATAGCTCTTTTAATATAGAACCAATGGATTTGAAATCTAAGGAAGAAGTAGCTGATGATATTTTAAACAAGATAATAACGCACTTTTATGGTTAA
- a CDS encoding DUF4835 family protein has translation MVKYVLFLLMWCGFIQAQQLNCTVSLNTQKVNNANQQVFKTLETALNEFVNKTDWTGQSMSQKEKVDCSMFITISSYNSDQFVANIQIQSSRNIYNSSYSSPVLNLNDKDFTFNYTEFENLTYIPTSYASNLVSVISFYCYVILGMDADTFVPMYGNKYYSEALNIANVAQQGGNKGWNQSDGPISRYSLINDLLSPTYNDIRMSIAQYYTGLDIMNLDQKKAKEMIKGALMNLAKLNDTKPNSYLLRIFMDSNSDEIVSIFSGGPSITITDLVDSLNKTSPMNSSKWQLIKY, from the coding sequence ATGGTTAAATATGTTTTATTTCTATTGATGTGGTGTGGCTTTATTCAAGCGCAACAACTGAATTGCACAGTATCACTGAATACCCAAAAAGTGAACAATGCAAATCAGCAGGTTTTTAAAACTCTAGAAACTGCATTGAATGAGTTTGTAAATAAAACAGATTGGACAGGTCAATCAATGTCACAAAAGGAGAAAGTTGATTGTTCGATGTTTATAACAATTTCAAGTTATAATTCGGATCAATTTGTTGCTAATATACAAATACAGTCTTCAAGAAATATATACAACTCGTCGTATTCGTCTCCAGTTTTAAATTTGAATGATAAAGATTTTACCTTCAATTATACTGAGTTCGAAAACTTGACTTACATCCCAACGAGTTATGCTTCTAATCTGGTTTCGGTTATTTCTTTCTATTGTTATGTAATATTAGGAATGGATGCTGATACTTTTGTTCCTATGTATGGAAATAAATATTATAGCGAAGCATTAAATATTGCCAATGTTGCCCAGCAAGGCGGAAATAAAGGATGGAACCAATCCGATGGCCCAATTAGTAGATATTCTTTAATAAATGACTTATTGTCACCGACCTATAATGATATAAGAATGTCGATTGCTCAATATTATACAGGTTTAGACATAATGAATCTAGATCAGAAAAAAGCCAAAGAAATGATTAAAGGCGCTTTGATGAATTTAGCTAAATTAAATGATACCAAACCTAATTCTTATCTATTGAGAATTTTTATGGATTCAAATTCAGATGAAATTGTTTCTATTTTTTCAGGAGGACCAAGTATTACTATTACTGACTTGGTTGATAGTTTGAACAAAACATCTCCTATGAACTCTAGTAAATGGCAATTAATTAAATATTAA
- a CDS encoding outer membrane protein assembly factor BamD produces the protein MKKIISVLLVVLFFCSCSEYQTALKTEDVAVKFDVASKLYDAGKYSKAIRLFEQLAPAYRGKPQGEKLFYMYSQSCYKTKQYYIAGYQFDSFVSGYPKSEKAEECAYLGALSYSMLSPVYSIDQTDTFKAIEKMQGFIDRYPNSKYIAEANTISRKLNDKIERKVYENALEYNRISNYKSAIIAFDNFIADFPGTPYKEKALYYKFDSAYLLAMNSIPSKMEERLNAAKTYYLNLVKFKPNTEYKAKVDEMSAQIDLELQKYNK, from the coding sequence ATGAAAAAAATAATATCTGTATTGCTTGTTGTTCTCTTTTTTTGCTCATGTAGTGAATATCAAACGGCATTAAAAACCGAAGATGTTGCAGTAAAGTTTGATGTAGCTTCAAAATTATATGATGCAGGAAAATATTCCAAAGCAATTAGACTTTTTGAACAATTGGCACCTGCTTATAGAGGGAAACCGCAAGGGGAAAAATTATTCTACATGTATTCTCAATCTTGCTATAAAACAAAACAATATTATATAGCTGGTTACCAGTTTGATAGTTTTGTTTCCGGGTATCCAAAGAGTGAGAAAGCAGAAGAATGTGCTTACTTAGGAGCATTAAGTTACTCAATGTTGTCACCAGTTTATTCGATAGATCAGACCGATACATTCAAAGCCATTGAAAAGATGCAAGGATTTATTGATCGTTATCCAAATTCGAAGTATATTGCTGAAGCTAATACTATTTCTAGAAAATTGAATGACAAAATTGAACGTAAAGTTTACGAAAATGCTTTAGAATATAATAGAATTTCAAATTATAAATCAGCAATTATTGCTTTTGATAATTTTATTGCAGATTTCCCAGGGACTCCATACAAGGAAAAAGCATTATACTATAAATTTGATTCAGCTTACTTGTTAGCCATGAACAGTATTCCTTCTAAAATGGAAGAAAGACTTAATGCAGCAAAAACATATTATTTGAATTTGGTTAAGTTTAAACCTAATACTGAATATAAGGCTAAAGTAGACGAAATGTCAGCACAAATTGATTTAGAATTACAAAAATATAATAAATAA
- the rplI gene encoding 50S ribosomal protein L9 codes for MELILKQDVQNLGFKDDVVSVKPGYGRNFLIPQGFAVLATSSAKKVLAENLKQRAHKEAKIVADAKALAETLKAIEIKISAKAGGEKLFGSVTNIDIADALAKAGQVIDRKFITSGIVKRTGKYAATVRLHRDVIIELAYEIVAEKA; via the coding sequence ATGGAACTTATTTTAAAACAAGACGTACAAAACTTAGGATTTAAAGATGATGTAGTATCTGTAAAACCAGGTTACGGTCGTAACTTTTTAATTCCTCAAGGATTTGCTGTTTTAGCAACTTCTTCAGCTAAAAAAGTTTTAGCTGAAAACCTAAAACAAAGAGCTCACAAAGAGGCTAAAATTGTAGCAGACGCTAAAGCATTAGCTGAAACGTTAAAAGCTATCGAAATTAAAATCTCTGCAAAAGCAGGTGGTGAGAAATTATTTGGTTCAGTTACTAATATTGATATCGCTGATGCTTTAGCTAAAGCTGGTCAAGTAATTGATAGAAAATTCATCACTTCTGGAATCGTTAAACGTACTGGTAAATATGCTGCTACTGTAAGATTGCACAGAGATGTAATTATTGAATTAGCTTACGAAATTGTTGCTGAAAAAGCATAA
- a CDS encoding DNA-directed RNA polymerase subunit omega has product MDLKKTNAPVNTITYNKTVIEEPTGNVYEAITIMAKRANQINSEIKKELTEKLEEFATYNDSLEEVFENKEQIEVSKFYEKLPKPHALAVQEWLDGKIYHRDANK; this is encoded by the coding sequence ATGGATTTAAAAAAGACAAATGCTCCAGTAAACACAATAACTTATAACAAAACAGTTATTGAAGAACCTACTGGAAATGTGTATGAGGCGATAACAATTATGGCTAAAAGAGCAAATCAAATTAATTCTGAAATCAAAAAAGAATTGACTGAAAAGCTAGAAGAATTTGCAACTTACAACGATAGTCTAGAAGAAGTTTTTGAAAATAAAGAGCAAATCGAAGTTTCTAAATTTTACGAGAAATTACCAAAGCCACACGCTTTGGCAGTTCAAGAATGGTTAGATGGTAAAATCTACCACAGAGACGCAAATAAATAA
- the ligA gene encoding NAD-dependent DNA ligase LigA: MDITQTIQSLREELNLHNHNYYVLDKPSISDYEFDMKLKELQELEDKYPDFFDANSPTQRVGGAITKNFETITHEYRMYSLDNSYSKEDLQDWENRIQKVLGNVPLEYTCELKYDGASISITYENGILKRAVTRGDGFQGDDVTNNIKTIKSIPLKLKGNYPDHFAIRGEIILPLAGFEKMNQELIEIGETPYSNPRNTASGSLKLQDSAEVAKRPLDCLLYFLIGPNLPFDSQFEGLENARNWGFKAPTEAKLAKSLDEVFQFIEYWDLHRHDLPYETDGVVIKVNDFRHQEELGYTAKSPRWAIAYKFKSEQVATQLNSISYQVGRTGAITPVANLEPVQLAGTIVKRASLHNADQIEKLDIRVNDTVFVEKGGEIIPKIIAVDLSKRPDNSEPTEYITHCPECNTELIRGDGEANHYCPNYYGCPPQIIGRIQHYISRKAMDIEGLGGETVALLYNNDLVHNYADLYELTVEQILPLERMAQKSAENLVKGVENSKNIPFESVLFALGIRFVGETVAKKLAKHYKNIDALKQATLMDLILVDEIGERIAQSVIDFFENNENRIIIERLKSYGVQFEIVEKINPNATDKFLGKTFVVSGVFTAFSRDELKKMIEDNGGKVGSSISAKTDFVVAGDNMGPAKLEKANKLNVPIISEANFIEMLNES; this comes from the coding sequence ATGGATATAACACAAACCATTCAATCGCTTCGAGAAGAACTAAATCTTCATAATCATAATTATTATGTTTTGGATAAACCCTCTATATCTGATTATGAGTTTGATATGAAGTTAAAAGAGCTTCAGGAGCTAGAGGATAAGTATCCCGATTTTTTTGATGCTAATTCGCCTACACAAAGAGTAGGGGGAGCAATTACCAAAAATTTTGAAACAATTACTCATGAATACCGTATGTATTCTTTAGATAATTCTTATTCGAAAGAAGATTTACAAGATTGGGAAAACCGTATTCAAAAAGTTTTAGGAAATGTACCTTTAGAGTATACCTGTGAATTGAAATATGATGGAGCATCAATAAGTATCACGTATGAGAATGGAATCTTAAAACGTGCAGTAACTCGTGGAGATGGTTTTCAGGGAGATGATGTAACTAATAATATAAAAACAATCAAGTCTATTCCTTTGAAATTAAAAGGGAATTATCCGGATCATTTTGCGATTCGAGGTGAAATTATTTTGCCTTTAGCTGGATTTGAAAAAATGAATCAGGAATTAATTGAGATTGGTGAAACTCCGTATTCAAACCCAAGAAATACTGCCTCTGGAAGTTTAAAATTACAAGATAGTGCGGAAGTTGCCAAGCGACCTCTGGATTGTTTGCTTTATTTTTTAATTGGTCCCAATTTGCCTTTTGATTCTCAATTTGAAGGTTTGGAAAATGCTAGAAATTGGGGTTTTAAAGCACCAACCGAAGCTAAATTGGCAAAGAGCCTGGATGAGGTATTTCAGTTTATAGAGTATTGGGATTTACATCGCCATGACTTGCCTTATGAAACTGATGGTGTGGTGATAAAAGTGAATGATTTTCGCCATCAAGAAGAGCTGGGTTATACGGCTAAATCGCCTCGATGGGCAATCGCATATAAATTCAAATCAGAGCAGGTAGCTACTCAATTAAATTCTATTTCGTATCAGGTTGGAAGAACCGGGGCTATTACTCCGGTTGCTAATCTTGAACCAGTGCAATTAGCGGGAACTATAGTAAAAAGAGCTTCTTTGCACAATGCAGACCAAATAGAAAAATTAGATATTCGAGTAAATGATACGGTATTTGTAGAAAAAGGAGGGGAGATAATTCCTAAGATTATTGCTGTTGATTTAAGTAAACGGCCTGATAATTCAGAACCTACAGAGTATATAACCCATTGCCCGGAATGTAATACAGAATTAATCCGTGGGGATGGAGAAGCAAATCATTATTGTCCTAACTATTATGGCTGCCCTCCTCAAATAATAGGAAGAATTCAGCATTATATTTCCCGAAAAGCAATGGATATTGAAGGATTGGGAGGTGAAACAGTTGCTCTGCTTTATAATAATGATTTGGTACATAATTATGCTGATTTATATGAGCTGACCGTAGAGCAGATTTTGCCTTTGGAAAGAATGGCGCAAAAATCGGCAGAGAATTTGGTAAAAGGGGTTGAGAATTCTAAGAATATTCCTTTTGAAAGTGTTTTGTTTGCTTTAGGGATTCGATTTGTAGGAGAAACTGTTGCCAAGAAGTTAGCTAAGCATTATAAAAATATTGATGCTTTGAAACAGGCAACTCTTATGGATTTGATTTTGGTTGATGAAATTGGAGAGAGAATTGCACAAAGCGTTATTGATTTTTTTGAAAATAATGAGAATAGAATTATTATTGAAAGATTAAAAAGTTACGGCGTTCAATTTGAAATAGTCGAAAAGATTAATCCAAATGCAACAGACAAATTCCTAGGGAAGACTTTTGTGGTTTCTGGTGTTTTTACTGCATTTTCGAGAGATGAATTAAAAAAAATGATTGAAGATAATGGCGGAAAAGTAGGAAGTTCAATATCTGCTAAAACGGACTTCGTCGTTGCAGGAGATAATATGGGACCAGCTAAGTTGGAAAAGGCAAACAAACTTAATGTGCCAATAATTTCGGAAGCTAATTTTATAGAAATGTTAAATGAAAGCTAG